A section of the Bacillus spongiae genome encodes:
- a CDS encoding nucleotidyltransferase has product MTRIKNIGRYCPVDDDGYIMNDSNTNKIQPEFYRVIENVVEIYKRHLGEDLHSVYIRGSVPRGLGIHGVSDLDTIAITNKMINDHELNWTEAEHELNQQFDCVDGVEFSFYFIEDVLNNITFSIIPFMIKTHSVCVFGEDIKKLLPEYKADKSLANDHLIILKRQIDQAITDLTGNEDREDIVDCCRWIMKIIVRAGLALVIEEENLYTRDLFPAYKIFSTYYPEKEKEMQQALHYAIAPVGNVSEIIDFLNEMGSWMVIQSDKWLQIYNPKKVRHLEI; this is encoded by the coding sequence TTGACGCGTATTAAAAATATAGGGCGATATTGCCCGGTGGATGATGACGGGTACATAATGAATGATTCAAATACTAATAAGATTCAACCTGAATTTTATAGGGTAATTGAAAATGTAGTAGAAATATACAAGAGGCATTTAGGTGAGGATTTACACAGTGTATATATTCGTGGGTCAGTTCCTCGTGGTTTAGGTATTCATGGTGTTTCAGACTTAGACACAATTGCCATTACAAATAAAATGATCAATGATCATGAATTGAACTGGACCGAGGCTGAACATGAATTAAATCAACAATTTGATTGTGTGGATGGAGTGGAATTTAGTTTCTACTTTATTGAAGATGTATTAAACAACATTACGTTTTCAATCATTCCATTTATGATAAAGACCCATAGTGTGTGTGTGTTTGGTGAAGATATAAAGAAATTATTACCGGAGTACAAGGCAGATAAATCATTAGCTAACGATCATTTAATTATTTTAAAAAGGCAAATAGATCAGGCTATCACAGACCTTACTGGTAATGAGGATAGGGAAGATATAGTAGATTGTTGTCGATGGATTATGAAAATTATCGTCAGGGCAGGACTTGCTCTTGTGATTGAGGAAGAAAATCTATATACACGAGACTTATTCCCAGCTTATAAGATATTTTCTACTTATTATCCTGAGAAGGAAAAAGAAATGCAACAAGCACTTCACTATGCGATTGCACCAGTGGGAAATGTTAGTGAAATAATTGATTTTTTAAATGAAATGGGAAGCTGGATGGTGATTCAGTCAGATAAGTGGTTACAAATCTATAACCCAAAAAAGGTGAGGCATTTAGAAATCTAA
- a CDS encoding dicarboxylate/amino acid:cation symporter: MKKIGLLPKIILAIVIGILIGYFSPSWIIQLFATFNHLFGNFLGFAIPLIIIGFIAPGIGRMGKGAGKLLGITAGLAYGSTVLAGIIAFLSASLFYPSLLSNQSFKAFENPEEALLSPFFQVEMPPIMSVMSALILAFTIGLGLAALSSNALQNVMDDFKTIIEKLISKIIIPLLPFHISGIFANMTHGGQVSTIMSVFAKVFLMIIVLHLLFLFVQYTMAGVVSKQNPIKLVKEMIPAYFTALGTQSSASTIPVTLKHSKKLGVREGVADFSVPLLATIHLSGSTITLVSCAVAVMMLQGVEITFSSILPFILMLGVTMIAAPGVPGGAVMAAIGLLDTMLGFDPTMLAIMIALYLAQDSFGTACNVTGDGAITVIADKLSKKEKIII; this comes from the coding sequence ATGAAAAAAATTGGATTATTACCAAAAATCATTCTTGCCATAGTGATAGGAATTTTGATTGGGTATTTCTCACCTAGTTGGATCATTCAACTTTTCGCTACATTTAATCATTTATTTGGGAATTTTTTAGGGTTTGCTATCCCCTTAATTATTATTGGATTTATCGCGCCTGGAATAGGAAGAATGGGGAAGGGAGCTGGAAAGTTATTAGGTATCACAGCAGGTTTAGCATACGGGTCCACGGTTCTGGCTGGAATAATTGCTTTTCTTTCAGCGAGCCTATTTTATCCCAGTTTATTATCTAATCAAAGCTTTAAAGCATTTGAAAATCCAGAAGAAGCGTTACTCTCTCCATTTTTCCAAGTGGAGATGCCTCCTATTATGAGTGTCATGTCCGCATTAATATTAGCGTTCACAATCGGGCTTGGGTTAGCTGCTTTGTCTAGTAATGCCCTTCAAAACGTGATGGATGATTTTAAAACGATTATTGAAAAGCTGATTTCTAAGATAATTATCCCATTGTTACCTTTTCATATTTCCGGGATTTTCGCTAATATGACTCATGGTGGTCAAGTAAGTACCATTATGAGTGTATTTGCAAAAGTATTTTTGATGATTATTGTTCTTCATCTATTATTCTTGTTCGTTCAATATACAATGGCAGGAGTAGTTTCTAAGCAAAACCCTATTAAGCTAGTAAAAGAAATGATTCCAGCCTACTTTACTGCTTTAGGTACACAATCATCCGCATCCACGATTCCAGTCACTTTAAAGCATTCTAAAAAGCTTGGTGTTCGAGAAGGAGTAGCCGATTTTTCTGTGCCCCTACTTGCAACAATTCATTTATCTGGAAGTACGATTACACTTGTTAGCTGTGCCGTAGCTGTGATGATGCTTCAAGGGGTAGAAATAACATTTTCTAGTATCCTACCGTTTATTTTAATGCTTGGCGTTACAATGATTGCAGCTCCTGGTGTACCAGGTGGAGCAGTAATGGCAGCAATAGGTCTCCTTGATACGATGCTTGGTTTTGACCCTACGATGCTTGCTATTATGATTGCCCTCTACTTGGCTCAGGATAGTTTTGGTACAGCTTGTAACGTGACGGGGGATGGTGCTATTACAGTAATCGCTGATAAGTTAAGTAAGAAAGAGAAAATAATAATCTAA
- a CDS encoding organic hydroperoxide resistance protein, which yields MDAIYTAKATVQGGREGRVTSSDGAIQLDLSMPKELGGAGGSGTNPEQLFAAGYAACYESALKLVARQQDTKVGETQITSQVTIGHDPSGGYKLEVQLDVKIPGVELDVAKQLIQAAHQACPYSKATRGNIDVHIRVVKEA from the coding sequence ATGGATGCAATTTATACGGCAAAAGCTACAGTTCAAGGAGGAAGAGAAGGGAGAGTTACTTCTAGTGACGGAGCAATTCAACTTGACCTAAGTATGCCGAAGGAGCTAGGAGGAGCAGGCGGCAGTGGAACAAACCCTGAGCAGTTGTTTGCAGCAGGCTATGCAGCGTGTTATGAAAGTGCGTTAAAACTAGTTGCTCGGCAACAAGATACGAAGGTCGGAGAAACACAAATAACTTCACAAGTGACCATTGGGCATGATCCGAGTGGAGGCTATAAATTAGAAGTTCAACTTGATGTGAAGATACCTGGTGTCGAACTGGATGTGGCCAAGCAATTAATTCAAGCTGCCCATCAAGCCTGTCCTTATTCAAAAGCAACTCGTGGTAATATCGATGTTCATATTCGTGTAGTGAAGGAAGCGTAA
- a CDS encoding GNAT family protein gives MFVHKVDEDVSLKLIEVKDADKVFEMTDQSRTYLREWLPWLDFTKTVEDTKSFIEGSLKNYAENKSITTAILYKGKIVGTAGFNSLNWANKTGYIGYWLGESYQGNGIMTKVAQALTEYAFMELNMNKVEIRAAVENKKSRSIPERLGFVNEGTIRQAEWLYDHFVDHVVYGMLKEEWNRK, from the coding sequence ATGTTTGTACATAAAGTGGATGAAGACGTTTCTTTAAAGTTAATTGAAGTAAAAGATGCAGATAAGGTGTTTGAAATGACAGATCAATCAAGAACCTACTTACGAGAGTGGTTACCGTGGCTTGATTTTACGAAAACCGTTGAGGATACGAAATCTTTTATTGAAGGAAGCCTTAAAAACTATGCTGAAAATAAAAGTATAACAACCGCTATCCTCTATAAGGGAAAGATAGTTGGAACAGCTGGCTTTAATAGTCTTAATTGGGCAAATAAAACCGGATATATTGGCTATTGGCTCGGAGAATCATATCAAGGGAATGGCATCATGACTAAGGTTGCACAAGCATTGACGGAATATGCGTTTATGGAATTAAACATGAACAAAGTTGAAATTAGGGCTGCTGTGGAGAATAAAAAAAGTAGAAGTATTCCAGAAAGACTAGGTTTTGTGAATGAAGGGACGATTAGACAAGCAGAATGGCTGTATGATCATTTTGTTGATCATGTCGTGTATGGAATGTTAAAGGAAGAATGGAATAGAAAATAA
- a CDS encoding GNAT family N-acetyltransferase — MIYELNKFQFSNVSHLLTSRFVNIEIKGVLQGYNPGWVFVDNILNPNTAMVWSKSIAGFYFIGHENNLKFNERIDQFIDSEITPRVREVGINHFEFSGTSARWDATFNRIFKKRNLVQSKQFTYKYKCIEDAVLESHKMQDEFDLVKIDHQFLQRKFKNIGFINSLIVDWWDSLEDFVHHGVGYCVIENDLIVSCCISSCVTNNSMGSHTVTLKEYRKKGFAKRLVNELLKYCKDNKLEPYWDCMEENLGSRMLAESCGYKKEFEYNLYRFDL; from the coding sequence ATGATATATGAACTGAATAAATTTCAATTCTCTAATGTATCCCATTTATTAACGAGTCGGTTCGTTAATATTGAAATAAAAGGTGTACTTCAAGGGTATAATCCAGGGTGGGTTTTCGTTGATAATATATTGAATCCAAATACTGCTATGGTATGGTCAAAATCTATTGCAGGATTCTATTTTATTGGGCACGAGAACAATCTAAAATTTAATGAGAGAATAGATCAATTTATTGATTCAGAAATTACACCTCGAGTAAGAGAGGTAGGGATAAATCATTTTGAATTCAGTGGTACAAGTGCCAGATGGGATGCAACATTTAATCGTATATTTAAAAAACGGAATCTCGTTCAATCAAAACAATTTACTTATAAGTATAAATGTATAGAGGATGCTGTGCTTGAAAGTCATAAAATGCAAGATGAATTTGATTTGGTAAAAATCGACCATCAATTCTTACAGAGAAAGTTTAAGAATATTGGCTTTATTAACTCATTAATAGTAGATTGGTGGGATTCATTAGAGGATTTTGTGCATCATGGTGTTGGATATTGTGTAATAGAAAACGACTTAATTGTTTCCTGTTGTATCTCAAGTTGTGTAACCAATAATTCAATGGGCTCTCATACTGTCACCTTAAAGGAGTATAGAAAAAAAGGTTTTGCAAAACGACTAGTTAACGAATTACTAAAGTATTGCAAAGACAATAAACTTGAACCTTATTGGGACTGTATGGAAGAAAATCTTGGGTCACGTATGTTAGCAGAGAGCTGTGGTTATAAAAAGGAATTTGAATATAATTTATATAGATTTGACCTATGA
- the fbpA gene encoding Fur-regulated basic protein FbpA: MKTISALTLAGAIALSTLGTNSVIASSEERSNSYTTTYTKTTDDQDSGLSEQQIDSEQLIESEEIVYEKAIEIVEKADEYAEVIKDRWISVLLDNGVYKSPDDRQLYELSQVELFQLLEPIIS, translated from the coding sequence ATGAAGACAATAAGCGCCCTAACGTTAGCCGGAGCTATTGCATTAAGTACACTAGGAACCAATAGTGTTATCGCTAGCAGTGAAGAACGTTCAAATTCGTACACAACAACGTATACAAAGACGACTGATGACCAGGACAGTGGATTATCTGAACAACAAATCGATTCGGAACAACTTATCGAATCGGAAGAAATAGTTTATGAGAAAGCGATTGAAATTGTTGAAAAAGCAGATGAATACGCGGAAGTGATTAAGGATAGATGGATTTCTGTGCTATTAGATAATGGTGTCTATAAATCACCCGATGACCGTCAGCTTTATGAACTGAGTCAGGTCGAGTTATTCCAGTTATTAGAACCAATAATAAGCTAG
- a CDS encoding Cof-type HAD-IIB family hydrolase, translating into MDLSKLEALVFDLDGTLLNSKKEVTERNQNAILTAYRKGTTIIFATARPPRSVKWLLPEKLQTIAPSVYYNGALVIDRERDYYTHEPIDPSLSIEIIEYIIQKQANASLSIESEDVWYSNKSMDYSKAMNALVQPIVVPVSKLKELPASKLLITHYSDHEALSLQFSEKANIVCTDNNELIQIMRKNVSKEAAVTQLCHQRGISMKNVMAFGDDWNDFGLLTSCGFPVAMGNGIPELKDLAYIIADTNDEDGVAKVIENLTVAAV; encoded by the coding sequence ATGGACTTGAGTAAACTAGAAGCGCTCGTTTTTGATTTAGACGGCACGTTATTAAATTCAAAAAAAGAAGTGACGGAAAGAAACCAGAACGCTATATTAACTGCTTACAGAAAAGGAACCACTATTATCTTTGCCACCGCTAGACCGCCGAGATCTGTCAAATGGTTATTACCTGAGAAACTTCAAACAATCGCACCCTCTGTGTACTATAATGGTGCATTAGTGATCGACAGAGAACGTGACTACTATACACATGAACCTATAGACCCGTCTTTATCCATTGAAATTATTGAGTACATCATTCAAAAACAAGCGAATGCAAGCCTTTCAATCGAGTCTGAAGATGTATGGTACAGTAATAAATCTATGGACTATAGCAAAGCGATGAATGCATTGGTTCAGCCAATAGTTGTTCCTGTAAGTAAATTAAAAGAATTGCCTGCGTCGAAGCTCCTTATCACACACTACTCTGACCATGAAGCGTTATCTTTGCAATTCAGTGAGAAAGCCAACATCGTCTGTACGGATAACAATGAATTGATTCAAATCATGAGGAAAAATGTTTCGAAAGAAGCAGCAGTTACGCAGCTTTGTCATCAAAGAGGAATTTCGATGAAAAATGTAATGGCCTTTGGTGACGATTGGAATGATTTTGGATTACTTACCTCCTGTGGTTTTCCTGTTGCAATGGGAAATGGGATTCCTGAATTGAAGGACTTAGCCTATATTATAGCTGATACGAATGATGAAGACGGAGTAGCGAAGGTCATTGAAAATTTAACGGTTGCTGCAGTATGA
- a CDS encoding DUF2268 domain-containing protein, protein MSKLFSIWILLISLLLLASCSKDSSQQPKNEKEKIPSQSSVEFNHNEQTFHIIPLYEEILDYTSAAQEDSQLNTEGEYFTRVVQPFKEKAYEQEATINNYQSFFLPTKNVEKLKENTIKLLKQQEEINQLIKESLLKSAKQLTGKNKVIFIMPLNPENTFPVNRMEGVSGVAFSENVLLLQIDPDFVSSALTYAVAHEYHHTVNMETYEGNYPLMDSAIFEGKADLFARIVYPNKTVPWVEPLPENTKEVILNELKDNANLTNHDIYRDFLEGDYAKGLPMWSNYKIGFTILESYIKNNPAISNEEWTKLDSKGILEGSDYSHILIES, encoded by the coding sequence ATGAGCAAACTATTTAGTATATGGATTCTTTTAATAAGCCTGCTTTTACTCGCTAGTTGTTCAAAGGATAGTAGTCAACAACCTAAAAATGAAAAAGAAAAAATCCCGTCCCAATCATCCGTAGAATTCAACCACAATGAACAAACCTTTCACATTATCCCCCTTTATGAGGAAATACTTGATTATACAAGTGCCGCTCAGGAAGACTCACAGTTAAACACGGAGGGAGAATATTTCACTAGAGTCGTACAGCCATTTAAAGAGAAAGCGTATGAGCAAGAAGCAACAATTAATAATTATCAATCGTTCTTTTTGCCAACAAAGAACGTTGAAAAGTTGAAAGAAAATACTATAAAGCTTCTAAAGCAGCAAGAAGAAATCAATCAGCTTATTAAAGAATCACTTCTAAAATCTGCAAAACAATTAACAGGAAAGAATAAGGTTATATTCATTATGCCGTTGAATCCTGAAAATACTTTTCCAGTAAATAGAATGGAAGGTGTATCAGGTGTAGCATTTAGTGAGAATGTACTCTTACTTCAAATTGATCCAGACTTTGTAAGTAGTGCGTTAACGTATGCAGTAGCACACGAATATCATCATACTGTAAATATGGAAACCTATGAAGGAAACTACCCACTAATGGATTCAGCTATATTTGAAGGAAAAGCAGATTTGTTTGCTCGTATCGTTTATCCAAATAAAACAGTGCCTTGGGTCGAACCACTTCCAGAAAACACGAAAGAGGTTATTTTAAATGAGTTGAAGGACAATGCTAATTTAACTAATCATGATATTTATAGAGATTTTTTAGAAGGAGATTATGCTAAAGGCCTTCCCATGTGGTCAAACTATAAAATAGGGTTTACCATTCTAGAAAGTTACATAAAGAATAACCCTGCAATCTCCAATGAAGAATGGACAAAGCTTGATTCAAAAGGAATCCTTGAGGGAAGTGATTACAGTCATATCTTAATAGAGTCATAG
- a CDS encoding M3 family metallopeptidase has product MNFIKRKEGLTIDTVKPWDTKVESAQTVTIPYKNTSEMVDKAENLLHQLSPSFSTLLREMKELNHLDLESRKGKAPGGFCEFLPASKTSFILLNLVNTKDDLAIFLHEMGHGIHHDLMKELPLNQYKTLPKETAELAAMSIELLTLENWTSLYHNDGEYNQVKRELFKQILEFIPMTIVIDQFQHWLYTNPSHTHEDRNNAFLRIVETYESSEVNWEGLEEWKKNQWMDVIHLFETPFYYIEYAIAQLGALQLYRNYKEDPHSTIQQFIEALSLGSSKPVKEIYSIAGIDFTLSEEMMKDLMAFVMEEIKSTTVLSQNS; this is encoded by the coding sequence ATGAATTTCATAAAGAGGAAAGAAGGTTTAACGATTGATACAGTAAAACCGTGGGATACAAAGGTAGAAAGTGCGCAGACAGTGACTATTCCATACAAAAATACTTCTGAAATGGTTGATAAGGCAGAGAATTTGTTACATCAGCTTTCTCCATCCTTTTCTACTTTGTTACGGGAAATGAAGGAATTGAATCATTTGGATTTAGAGAGTCGGAAAGGAAAAGCTCCTGGTGGATTTTGTGAATTCTTACCAGCGTCAAAAACGTCGTTTATCCTGTTAAACCTAGTGAATACGAAGGATGACCTTGCCATCTTTCTTCATGAAATGGGACACGGCATCCATCATGACCTTATGAAAGAGCTCCCATTAAACCAATATAAAACTTTACCTAAGGAAACTGCTGAACTTGCGGCTATGTCAATAGAGCTCTTGACGTTAGAAAATTGGACTTCATTGTATCATAATGATGGAGAATATAATCAGGTAAAAAGAGAGCTCTTCAAACAAATTCTTGAATTTATCCCTATGACCATCGTGATTGATCAATTTCAACATTGGTTGTACACGAATCCAAGCCATACCCACGAAGATAGAAATAATGCCTTTTTGCGCATAGTAGAAACATATGAAAGTAGTGAAGTGAATTGGGAAGGACTTGAGGAGTGGAAAAAAAATCAATGGATGGATGTTATCCATCTATTTGAGACACCATTTTATTATATCGAATATGCAATCGCACAACTTGGTGCTTTACAGCTTTACAGAAACTATAAAGAAGACCCACATTCAACCATTCAACAATTTATTGAAGCTTTATCATTAGGCTCTTCTAAACCTGTGAAGGAAATCTATTCAATTGCTGGAATTGACTTTACTCTCTCAGAAGAGATGATGAAAGACTTAATGGCCTTTGTTATGGAAGAAATAAAGTCTACAACTGTCCTTAGTCAAAATTCATAA
- a CDS encoding VOC family protein, translating into MRVEVNMVVSNAKEASDYYDKLLKAQIISKTDETTEMNETIMKLGDTEIRVLNENKEYGLIAPEEVGTGSLWLNLIVDDIEMFFNHVVSKGGKVISPIQDFPEIPAKNAVFSDKYNHVWVINQKY; encoded by the coding sequence ATGAGAGTAGAAGTGAACATGGTTGTGAGTAATGCAAAAGAAGCTAGTGATTATTATGATAAATTACTAAAAGCTCAAATAATATCAAAGACGGATGAAACGACTGAAATGAATGAGACAATAATGAAATTAGGTGATACAGAAATTAGAGTCTTAAATGAAAACAAAGAATATGGATTAATTGCTCCTGAAGAAGTTGGGACAGGTTCTTTATGGTTAAACCTTATTGTTGATGATATTGAAATGTTTTTTAATCATGTAGTTAGTAAGGGTGGGAAAGTAATTTCTCCTATTCAAGACTTCCCAGAAATCCCAGCGAAAAATGCAGTTTTTTCTGATAAGTACAACCATGTATGGGTAATAAATCAAAAGTATTAG
- a CDS encoding GNAT family N-acetyltransferase: protein MIKMLARDYHKISTLLSDGIKYPEVISIIENNNPGAIFVDDISNPNTALVWNQGMRGFYFIGDNENKLFLKNINLFINHYITMFLKEKGINHFEVSGSTSAWEETIGVIFRHKNLQAWRQLIYTWNKKNTINDSPKEHEYKIYSLRDEKINYRGFSNWQYYNQVLTEFWGDITQLLHKGNCYYAVDGFQIIGICYSGFVTSNTKTLGIEIDEKHRNKGIGYHLALKCLSDILDEGRHLWWDCMNENLPSQLLAEKLGFIKSQEYNCYRFNIS, encoded by the coding sequence ATGATAAAAATGTTAGCTAGAGATTATCATAAAATCTCAACGTTATTAAGCGATGGTATTAAATACCCAGAAGTGATTTCAATTATAGAAAACAATAATCCAGGAGCCATTTTTGTCGACGATATAAGTAATCCAAATACAGCATTAGTCTGGAATCAAGGAATGAGAGGATTCTACTTCATTGGTGACAATGAAAATAAATTATTTTTAAAGAATATCAATTTATTTATTAATCATTACATAACAATGTTTTTAAAAGAGAAAGGTATAAATCATTTTGAAGTATCAGGCTCGACCAGTGCATGGGAAGAAACAATTGGAGTTATATTTAGGCACAAGAACCTACAAGCTTGGAGACAGCTAATATATACTTGGAATAAAAAAAATACGATCAATGATTCACCTAAAGAACATGAGTATAAGATATATTCATTAAGAGATGAGAAGATAAATTATCGAGGTTTTAGTAATTGGCAGTACTATAACCAAGTGTTGACTGAGTTTTGGGGGGATATTACTCAACTTCTTCATAAGGGAAACTGTTATTATGCAGTCGATGGATTCCAAATAATAGGAATATGTTATAGTGGCTTTGTAACATCTAATACTAAAACATTGGGCATAGAGATAGACGAAAAACATCGTAATAAAGGCATTGGATATCATTTGGCTTTGAAATGCCTATCGGATATATTAGATGAAGGGAGGCATTTGTGGTGGGATTGTATGAATGAAAATCTCCCCTCTCAATTATTAGCTGAAAAATTAGGCTTTATTAAAAGCCAAGAATATAATTGTTATCGGTTTAATATAAGTTAA
- a CDS encoding DUF402 domain-containing protein, which translates to MLKRKYGDRSNWKRIIQREYAQKYVETEEFTGYITLLHMIEAREPLSIRYGEKDLTIIDNGYMWLQQFPFGKHHAITTTFDEKGDIVQWYIDISLENSLEGNRPYLDDLYLDIVVFPSGKVILLDEDELEAALKNRLIDQSMYDLAWEETKAILPLLHTHQLELIKLANVHKEMLIHSLS; encoded by the coding sequence ATGTTAAAAAGAAAATACGGGGATCGATCCAATTGGAAACGGATTATACAGAGGGAGTATGCCCAAAAATATGTAGAAACAGAAGAATTTACAGGCTATATTACTTTGCTACATATGATTGAGGCAAGAGAACCTTTATCTATTCGATACGGAGAAAAGGACTTGACTATTATTGATAATGGGTATATGTGGTTGCAACAATTTCCGTTTGGAAAGCATCATGCCATTACGACTACATTTGATGAAAAGGGAGATATTGTTCAATGGTATATCGATATCAGCTTAGAAAATTCACTTGAAGGAAACAGACCGTATTTAGATGACCTATACTTAGATATTGTCGTTTTTCCTTCAGGAAAAGTGATACTATTAGATGAGGATGAACTTGAAGCGGCATTAAAAAACAGACTGATTGATCAATCAATGTACGATTTAGCCTGGGAGGAAACAAAGGCCATACTGCCTTTATTACATACCCATCAGTTAGAATTGATTAAACTAGCAAATGTACATAAAGAAATGTTAATTCATTCTTTATCGTAA
- a CDS encoding DUF523 domain-containing protein, with product MILVSSCLAGLEVRYNETHCLNHKIDRLVKEQKAVVACPELLGGLSIPREPAEIVGGDGGDVLDGHAKVITKSGEDVTPQFLKGAFATLEQAREIQATTIVLKESSPSCGSTMIYNGKFSGEKRMGDGVTSALLKRNGFHVISEEQFADQLL from the coding sequence ATGATTTTAGTAAGTTCTTGTTTAGCAGGATTAGAGGTTCGCTATAATGAGACACACTGTTTAAATCATAAAATTGATCGATTAGTCAAAGAACAAAAAGCGGTCGTAGCATGTCCTGAGTTACTCGGAGGTTTATCCATTCCCAGAGAACCCGCTGAAATTGTAGGTGGGGATGGGGGAGACGTACTTGATGGCCATGCCAAAGTGATCACAAAGTCGGGGGAAGATGTAACCCCCCAATTTCTAAAAGGCGCATTTGCTACACTCGAGCAAGCAAGAGAAATTCAAGCTACTACCATTGTGTTAAAAGAAAGTAGTCCATCTTGTGGGAGTACAATGATTTATAATGGTAAATTTTCTGGTGAAAAAAGAATGGGAGACGGAGTAACCTCGGCATTATTAAAGAGAAATGGCTTTCATGTTATTTCAGAAGAACAGTTTGCCGATCAACTGTTATGA